A region of Oryctolagus cuniculus chromosome 3, mOryCun1.1, whole genome shotgun sequence DNA encodes the following proteins:
- the LOC138848954 gene encoding large ribosomal subunit protein eL34-like has translation MVQRLTYRRRLSYNTASNKTRLSRTPGDRIVYLYTKKVGKAPKSACGVCPGRLRGVRAVRPKVLMRLSKTKKHVSRAYGGSMCAKCVRDRIKRAFLIEEQKIVVKVLKAQAQSQKAK, from the coding sequence ATGGTCCAGCGTTTGACGTACCGCCGGAGGCTCTCCTACAATACAGCCTCCAACAAAACCAGACTGTCCCGAACTCCAGGTGACAGAATTGTTTACCTTTATACTAAGAAGGTTGGGAAGGCACCCAAATCTGCATGTGGGGTGTGCCCAGGCAGACTTCGTGGGGTTCGTGCTGTGAGACCTAAAGTCCTGATGAGATTGTCTAAAACCAAAAAACACGTCAGCAGGGCTTATGGTGGTTCCATGTGTGCTAAATGTGTCCGTGACAGGATCAAGCGTGCTTTCCTTATCGAGGAGCAGAAAATTGTTGTGAAAGTGTTGAAGGCACAAGCACAGAGTCAGAAagctaaataa